The Halofilum ochraceum genome window below encodes:
- the hemJ gene encoding protoporphyrinogen oxidase HemJ, whose product MLWLKAFHIIFMVTWFAALFYLPRLFVYHAMLDADDELGDARLRTMERKLFRGIMTPGGVLTVGSGLALMYAYGPIVAHWGWLHAKLVLVAALIAYHVWCGFLLRDFAHGRNRHNHVWYRWFNEAPTLLLVGIIILAVVRPF is encoded by the coding sequence ATGCTCTGGCTGAAGGCCTTCCACATCATTTTCATGGTGACCTGGTTCGCCGCCCTGTTCTATCTGCCGCGCCTGTTTGTCTACCACGCCATGCTGGACGCCGACGACGAGCTCGGCGATGCCCGACTGCGCACGATGGAGCGCAAACTCTTCCGCGGCATCATGACGCCGGGCGGCGTCCTGACGGTCGGATCGGGGCTGGCGCTGATGTACGCTTACGGGCCGATCGTGGCCCACTGGGGCTGGCTCCACGCCAAACTCGTGCTGGTCGCCGCCCTGATCGCCTACCACGTCTGGTGCGGCTTCCTCCTCCGCGACTTCGCCCACGGCCGCAACCGCCACAATCACGTCTGGTACCGCTGGTTCAACGAGGCCCCGACCCTGCTGCTCGTCGGCATCATCATCCTGGCCGTCGTGCGGCCGTTCTGA